The following proteins are encoded in a genomic region of Sulfurimonas sp. HSL3-7:
- the prfB gene encoding peptide chain release factor 2 — translation MDHYEYSELLKTLHTKMDNIAGVVQPEKIREELKEIERLENSDGFWNDAANAANVQKEKTQLERKLDKFNVALTALTDAEDLYEMGKEEGDEETIETLFAEADSLDEQVKSMEVSMLLSGPQDANNAIVSIHPGAGGTESQDWASILLRMYTRWAERHDFKVEKMDYQAGDEAGIKDATIIIRGENAYGYLKVENGIHRLVRISPFDSNAKRHTSFASVMVSPEIDDDIDIVIEDKDIRIDTYRASGAGGQHVNKTESAIRITHIDTGIVVQCQNDRSQHKNKAAAMKMLKSRLYEYQMALKQAELDGVEKSEIGWGHQIRSYVMQPYQQVKDTRSNEAYSQVNAILDGDIDKMLEGVLIAQSRS, via the coding sequence ATGGACCACTACGAATACAGTGAACTGCTTAAAACCTTACATACAAAAATGGATAACATTGCCGGTGTTGTCCAGCCGGAAAAGATCAGAGAGGAGCTCAAGGAGATTGAACGCCTTGAAAACTCTGACGGTTTTTGGAACGATGCGGCCAATGCTGCCAACGTACAAAAAGAGAAGACCCAGCTCGAGCGTAAACTCGATAAGTTCAATGTAGCGCTAACGGCCCTGACAGATGCGGAAGATCTTTACGAGATGGGCAAAGAGGAGGGTGACGAAGAGACAATTGAGACACTCTTTGCCGAAGCCGATTCTCTGGATGAGCAGGTAAAAAGCATGGAGGTCTCGATGCTGCTCAGCGGCCCGCAAGACGCTAACAATGCCATCGTCTCCATTCACCCGGGTGCCGGCGGTACCGAGTCCCAGGATTGGGCATCGATACTGCTTCGCATGTACACCCGCTGGGCAGAGCGCCATGACTTTAAAGTGGAGAAGATGGATTACCAGGCAGGTGATGAGGCCGGCATCAAAGATGCGACCATCATCATCCGCGGCGAGAATGCCTACGGCTACCTGAAAGTCGAGAACGGTATACACCGTCTTGTCCGCATCAGCCCATTTGACTCCAATGCCAAACGCCACACCTCATTTGCTTCGGTGATGGTCTCACCAGAGATCGACGATGACATCGATATCGTTATCGAAGACAAGGATATCCGCATCGACACCTACCGCGCTTCGGGTGCAGGCGGCCAACACGTTAATAAGACCGAGTCGGCTATCCGTATCACCCATATCGACACCGGGATCGTCGTACAGTGTCAAAACGACCGCTCACAGCACAAAAACAAAGCGGCCGCGATGAAGATGCTGAAGTCGCGTCTTTATGAGTACCAGATGGCGCTGAAGCAGGCAGAACTGGATGGAGTCGAAAAGAGTGAGATCGGCTGGGGACATCAGATACGTTCTTATGTCATGCAGCCCTATCAACAGGTTAAAGACACCCGTTCTAACGAAGCCTATTCACAGGTCAATGCCATCCTCGACGGCGACATCGACAAAATGCTCGAAGGCGTACTTATCGCACAAAGCCGCAGCTAG
- the fusA gene encoding elongation factor G, with protein MARSHKLEDVRNIGIAAHIDAGKTTTTERILFYTGVEHKIGEVHDGAATMDWMEQEQERGITITSAATTCEWSGKQINIIDTPGHVDFTIEVERSMRVLDGAVSVFCAVGGVQPQSETVWRQRNRYGVPSIVFVNKMDRTGADFYEVENQIRDRLKGNPVPIQLPIGAEDNFQGVVDLVKMKAIVWDQDAAMGSNYHVEEIPADMLDKATEYREKMIEEISSVDGNEELMEKFLEGEEVSEEEIVAGIKAATIAMHIVPMTAGTAFKNKGVQTLLDAVVAYLPSPVEAPAIKGTMMDNEEEEVTVPSTDNGAFASLAFKIMTDPFVGQLTFIRVYRGSLESGSYVHNSTKDKKERIGRIMKMHAIKREEVKEIYAGEIGAVVGLKSTTTGDTLCAPEDKVVLERMDFPEPVISVAVEPKTKADQEKMGIALGKLAAEDPSFRVHTDEESGQTIISGMGELHLEILVDRMFREFKVEAEVGAPQVSYRETIKKEVNQEYKYAKQSGGRGQFGHVYLTIKPGEPGTGYVFHNEIKGGTVPREYIPAVEKGCEEAMQNGVLAGYPIEDVDVTLYDGSYHDVDSNEMAFKLAASMGFKEGARKADPAILEPLMKVEVEVPEDFMGDVIGDLNRRRGQVNNMGDRAGNKIVDAFVPLSEMFGYSTDLRSATQGRATYAMEFDHYEEVPRNVAEEIIKKRNG; from the coding sequence ATGGCAAGATCTCATAAACTTGAAGATGTAAGAAACATCGGTATTGCTGCGCACATTGATGCCGGTAAGACAACAACAACAGAACGTATTCTTTTCTATACGGGTGTTGAGCACAAGATCGGTGAAGTTCACGACGGTGCAGCAACTATGGACTGGATGGAACAAGAACAAGAGCGCGGTATTACGATTACGTCTGCTGCAACAACATGTGAATGGTCTGGTAAACAGATCAACATTATCGATACTCCGGGCCACGTTGACTTCACGATCGAAGTTGAGCGTTCTATGCGTGTACTTGACGGTGCAGTCTCTGTATTCTGTGCGGTCGGTGGTGTTCAGCCGCAGTCTGAGACAGTATGGCGTCAACGTAACCGTTACGGCGTACCATCAATTGTTTTTGTTAACAAGATGGACCGTACGGGTGCTGATTTCTACGAAGTAGAGAACCAGATCCGTGACCGTTTGAAAGGTAACCCGGTTCCAATTCAGCTGCCAATCGGCGCTGAAGATAACTTCCAGGGTGTTGTAGACCTTGTGAAAATGAAAGCGATCGTTTGGGATCAAGATGCGGCGATGGGTTCTAACTATCACGTTGAAGAGATTCCTGCTGATATGCTTGACAAAGCTACTGAGTACCGCGAAAAGATGATCGAAGAGATCTCTTCTGTTGACGGTAACGAAGAGCTTATGGAAAAATTCCTAGAAGGCGAAGAAGTTTCTGAAGAAGAGATCGTTGCAGGTATCAAAGCAGCGACTATCGCTATGCACATCGTTCCGATGACAGCAGGTACTGCGTTTAAGAACAAAGGTGTTCAGACACTTCTTGACGCTGTTGTTGCTTACCTTCCTTCACCGGTTGAAGCTCCGGCGATCAAAGGTACGATGATGGATAATGAAGAAGAAGAGGTTACCGTACCATCGACTGATAACGGTGCATTCGCTTCATTGGCATTCAAGATCATGACGGATCCATTCGTAGGTCAATTGACATTTATCCGTGTTTACCGTGGTTCTCTTGAGTCTGGATCATATGTCCATAACTCGACTAAAGACAAGAAAGAGCGTATCGGTCGTATCATGAAGATGCACGCGATCAAACGTGAAGAAGTTAAAGAGATTTACGCTGGTGAGATCGGTGCGGTTGTTGGTCTTAAATCAACAACGACTGGTGATACACTGTGTGCACCGGAAGATAAAGTCGTACTAGAGCGTATGGACTTCCCGGAACCGGTTATCTCTGTTGCTGTTGAGCCTAAGACTAAAGCTGACCAGGAAAAAATGGGTATCGCACTTGGTAAACTTGCTGCAGAAGATCCATCTTTCCGTGTACACACTGATGAAGAGTCTGGCCAGACGATTATTTCGGGTATGGGTGAGCTACACCTTGAGATCCTTGTAGATCGTATGTTCCGCGAGTTCAAAGTTGAAGCGGAAGTTGGTGCGCCACAGGTTTCTTACCGTGAAACGATCAAAAAAGAAGTTAACCAAGAATACAAATATGCTAAGCAGTCTGGTGGACGCGGTCAGTTCGGACACGTATATCTTACGATCAAGCCGGGTGAACCAGGTACAGGTTATGTCTTCCACAATGAGATCAAAGGTGGTACGGTTCCTCGCGAATATATCCCGGCGGTTGAAAAAGGTTGTGAAGAGGCGATGCAAAACGGTGTTCTTGCCGGTTACCCTATCGAAGATGTCGATGTAACACTTTATGACGGTTCATACCACGATGTCGACTCGAATGAGATGGCATTTAAATTGGCTGCATCTATGGGATTCAAAGAGGGTGCAAGAAAAGCTGATCCAGCGATCCTTGAGCCGTTGATGAAAGTCGAAGTCGAAGTTCCAGAAGATTTCATGGGTGACGTTATCGGTGACCTTAACCGTCGTCGCGGTCAGGTTAACAACATGGGTGACCGTGCGGGCAACAAGATCGTTGATGCATTCGTACCGCTTTCTGAGATGTTCGGTTACTCGACTGACCTTCGTTCTGCGACTCAGGGACGTGCAACATATGCAATGGAATTCGATCACTACGAAGAAGTTCCACGCAACGTTGCCGAAGAGATCATCAAAAAACGTAACGGTTAA
- a CDS encoding arginyltransferase, whose product MNHLLKECALSEQCSYLPGLEQTTHYKIIEKCSIEYNELLIERGWRRFGNMFFRPMCTGCSACESIKIDVNGYVFSKSEKRVIKKNAHLKTLIRRPSASQSHIALFEKYHEFMHNKRGWEQQPINIKNYYMSFVNGFNEYGYEVLYFDGDKLIAVDLIDILPNGVSSIYFYYDPDYQHLSLGKYSMLRQIIYAKTNHLEWIYMGYYVKECRSLAYKGDYKPYLTLDGSPKEGDEPLWYEKV is encoded by the coding sequence ATGAATCATCTCTTAAAAGAGTGTGCTCTATCCGAGCAGTGCTCCTATCTTCCGGGCCTTGAACAAACCACGCACTACAAAATCATAGAGAAGTGTAGTATTGAGTACAATGAACTGCTTATCGAACGCGGCTGGCGTCGCTTCGGTAATATGTTTTTTCGTCCGATGTGTACGGGGTGCAGTGCCTGTGAAAGCATTAAGATCGATGTCAACGGGTATGTTTTTTCCAAATCTGAAAAACGTGTCATCAAAAAAAATGCCCATCTTAAAACCTTGATCCGCAGACCTTCTGCATCCCAAAGCCACATTGCACTGTTTGAAAAATATCATGAGTTTATGCACAACAAACGGGGTTGGGAACAGCAGCCGATCAACATCAAAAACTATTACATGTCTTTTGTCAACGGGTTTAATGAGTATGGCTATGAGGTGCTCTACTTTGATGGTGATAAGCTCATAGCCGTCGATCTCATCGATATACTGCCAAACGGGGTCTCATCGATCTATTTCTATTATGACCCGGACTATCAGCATCTCTCCCTCGGAAAGTATTCCATGCTGCGACAGATCATATACGCCAAGACCAATCATCTGGAGTGGATCTATATGGGATATTATGTGAAAGAGTGCCGTAGCCTTGCCTATAAAGGAGACTATAAACCCTACCTCACTTTGGATGGCAGCCCCAAAGAAGGTGACGAACCTCTATGGTATGAAAAAGTGTAA
- the rpsL gene encoding 30S ribosomal protein S12 produces MPTINQLIRKERKQVIKKSKSPALVNCPQRRGVCTRVYTTTPKKPNSALRKVAKVRLTSGFEVISYIGGEGHNLQEHSIVLVRGGRIKDLPGVKYHIVRGALDTAGVANRKVARSKYGTKKPK; encoded by the coding sequence ATGCCTACAATCAACCAATTGATTCGTAAAGAGCGCAAACAAGTGATTAAAAAATCAAAATCACCAGCTCTTGTGAACTGTCCACAACGTCGTGGTGTATGTACACGTGTTTATACAACTACACCAAAAAAACCAAACTCGGCGCTTCGTAAAGTTGCCAAAGTCCGTTTAACTTCAGGATTCGAAGTTATTTCGTATATCGGTGGTGAGGGTCACAACCTTCAAGAGCACTCAATCGTACTCGTACGTGGCGGCCGTATCAAAGATTTACCTGGTGTTAAGTATCACATCGTCCGTGGTGCACTCGATACAGCTGGTGTTGCCAACCGTAAAGTAGCCCGTTCTAAATACGGTACTAAGAAGCCTAAATAA
- the rpsG gene encoding 30S ribosomal protein S7 produces the protein MRRRKAPVREIMPDPVYGSKVLTKFINKVMLDGKKSTAEKILYSALDIVSSRGETKGIEVFNAAIDNVKPVIEVKSRRVGGATYQVPVEVRPVRQLSLAIRWIIDAARKRNERTMAERLANELMDAATDKGSAFKKKEDTYRMAEANKAFAHYRW, from the coding sequence ATGAGAAGAAGAAAAGCGCCCGTACGTGAGATCATGCCTGATCCGGTTTACGGAAGTAAAGTTTTAACTAAATTCATCAACAAAGTTATGCTTGATGGTAAAAAGAGTACTGCAGAGAAAATTCTGTACAGTGCATTAGATATCGTATCATCACGTGGTGAAACAAAAGGTATCGAAGTATTTAATGCAGCGATTGACAACGTCAAACCGGTGATCGAAGTTAAATCTCGCCGTGTTGGTGGGGCAACATACCAAGTTCCAGTAGAAGTTCGTCCTGTTCGTCAACTCTCTTTAGCTATCCGTTGGATCATTGACGCAGCGCGCAAGCGTAACGAGCGTACAATGGCAGAGCGCTTGGCAAATGAACTTATGGATGCGGCAACTGACAAAGGTTCAGCATTCAAGAAGAAAGAAGATACTTACCGTATGGCAGAAGCGAATAAAGCATTCGCTCACTACCGCTGGTAA
- a CDS encoding cold-shock protein — protein sequence MAALATGTVRWFNEVKGYGFIEQDSGGEDLFVHFRNINLNSDKKRYTLNEGLRVTFEVCEGPKGLMAQNVAPIAQV from the coding sequence ATGGCTGCCTTGGCTACAGGTACTGTCCGATGGTTCAATGAGGTCAAAGGATACGGGTTTATTGAACAAGACAGCGGCGGAGAGGACCTTTTTGTCCATTTTCGCAATATCAATCTCAATAGCGATAAAAAACGTTACACGCTTAATGAGGGGCTGAGAGTCACATTTGAAGTATGTGAAGGGCCCAAAGGGTTGATGGCGCAAAATGTTGCGCCGATAGCGCAGGTCTAG
- the rpoC gene encoding DNA-directed RNA polymerase subunit beta': MSKLVPIEVTEENRPKDIKQLQFRLASPEKVLSWSHGEVKKPETINYRTLKPERDGLFCAKIFGPVRDYECLCGKYKKMRYKGVVCEKCGVEVTTTKVRRTRMGHIDLVTPVAHIWYVSSLPSRIGTLLGVKMKDLERVLYYEAYIVRQAGEAFYDGDESSPVAKYDVLNEEQYRILMSRYSETGFQAEMGGEAIRNMLDDIDLVEIFSQLKEEMDNTKSVAKTKTLVKRLKVIESFLNSGNNPAWMMLTALPVLPPDLRPLVSLDGGKFAVSDVNDLYRRVINRNQRLKRLIELEAPEIIVRNEKRMLQESVDALFDNGRRANAVKGANKRPLKSLSEIIKGKQGRFRQNLLGKRVDFSGRSVIVVGPSLRMDQCGLPKKMALELFKPHLIAKLEDKGYATTVKAAKKMIEDQTNEVWECLNEIVDGYPIMLNRAPTLHKLSIQAFHPKLIDGKAIQLHPLVCAAFNADFDGDQMAVHVPLSAEAIAEAKVLMLASMNILLPASGKAIATPSQDMVLGLYYITLEKNGVKGSNKLFANVDEIKIALESGSLDIHAKVRTKVDGRMIHTTAGRMLLKEILPDFVPVDVWNKVMKKKAINAMADYVQKHGGIAVTAGFLDRLKDLGFKQATDAGVSISVADIIIPEEKKELIASSKNKVIEIQKQFDAGLLTEQERYNKIIDVWSDTNNTVAGQMMELVENDKEGFNSIHMMADSGARGSAAQIRQLAGMRGLMAKPSGDIIETPIVSNFKEGLNVLEYFISTHGARKGLADTALKTANAGYLTRKLVDVAQNVKIVEHDCGTHEGIEITEISDGNVMIEPLEDRVYGRVLAEDAIDPITNEILYPEGTLIDEISAAKMSEAGIKSAHIRTPTTCKSEGGICALCYGLNLGTGHMVRKGEAVGIVAAQSIGEPGTQLTLRTFHVGGTASSTREERQVFADKEGFIRYYNMKTYKSKEGKTIVANRRNAAVLLVEPKIKAPFAGKLEIQTIHDEILVTVTDTKDPKNVVRYTLRKFEVAKPGEIAGVSGKIEGKIYLPYESGVEVEAHESIVEKIKDGWNVPNRIPYASEVMVKDGAPITQKIKAKEAGTVKFFLLKGDYLERYNEIEAGYTVTEKGLFAVVVDNDDREAIRHYIARGSIVDIDDDAVVEADSVLAHPATDESIVIAEWDPYSNPIISEANGTVTFEDIIPGVTASEQFDELTGKTRLMVNEHIVSEYKPAIVLATEDGEIIRYAISPKTAVYAQNNSEVKVADILAKTPKALQKSRDITGGLPRVSELFEARRPKEIALIAEIDGVVSFGKPLRGKQRIIIASENGIIKEYFVDKSLHALVSTGDFVHAGEQLTTGHMSSHEILRIMGTKALYNYLVTEVQQVYRSQGVSIADKHIEVIFTQMLRQIKIVASGDTKFIVGDLISRNKFQEENEKILRLGGEPAIAEPFLVGITRASVSADSIISAASFQDTTKVLTEAAVSAKIDDLTDLKENVIIGRTIPVGTGIYKDQTIQFNEDEEA, translated from the coding sequence ATGAGTAAATTGGTACCTATTGAAGTAACAGAAGAGAACCGTCCTAAAGACATTAAACAGCTTCAATTTCGCTTGGCCAGTCCGGAGAAAGTTCTCTCCTGGAGTCATGGTGAGGTTAAAAAACCGGAGACGATCAACTACCGTACGTTAAAGCCTGAGCGCGACGGTCTGTTCTGTGCAAAGATCTTTGGTCCGGTTCGTGACTACGAGTGTCTTTGTGGTAAATACAAAAAGATGCGTTACAAAGGTGTGGTCTGTGAGAAGTGTGGTGTTGAAGTAACAACCACCAAAGTACGTCGTACGCGTATGGGACATATCGACCTTGTCACGCCGGTAGCGCATATCTGGTATGTCAGCTCACTTCCGTCACGTATCGGTACGCTTCTTGGCGTTAAGATGAAAGACCTTGAGCGCGTACTCTATTATGAAGCGTATATTGTAAGACAAGCTGGTGAAGCATTTTATGACGGTGACGAGTCTTCGCCTGTCGCTAAATATGATGTTCTAAATGAAGAGCAGTACCGTATTTTGATGTCTCGCTACTCTGAGACTGGGTTCCAGGCAGAGATGGGTGGTGAAGCGATCCGTAATATGCTGGATGATATCGATCTTGTCGAGATCTTCTCTCAACTTAAAGAGGAGATGGACAACACTAAATCGGTAGCGAAGACAAAAACACTGGTCAAGCGTCTTAAAGTCATCGAATCGTTCCTGAACTCGGGTAACAACCCGGCATGGATGATGCTGACAGCGCTGCCTGTTCTTCCGCCGGACCTTCGTCCGTTGGTAAGTCTAGACGGCGGCAAGTTCGCAGTTTCTGATGTCAATGACCTTTACCGTCGTGTTATTAACCGTAACCAGCGTCTTAAGCGTCTTATCGAGCTGGAAGCACCTGAAATTATTGTCCGTAATGAGAAACGTATGCTTCAGGAATCGGTTGATGCCCTGTTTGACAACGGCCGTCGTGCCAATGCCGTCAAGGGTGCCAACAAACGTCCGTTGAAATCTCTTTCAGAGATCATTAAAGGTAAACAGGGACGTTTCCGTCAGAATCTTCTGGGTAAACGTGTTGACTTTTCCGGCCGTTCGGTTATCGTTGTCGGTCCAAGCCTGCGTATGGACCAGTGTGGTCTTCCTAAGAAGATGGCGCTTGAACTGTTCAAGCCGCACTTGATCGCGAAACTCGAAGATAAAGGGTATGCGACAACGGTCAAAGCTGCAAAGAAGATGATCGAAGATCAGACAAACGAAGTATGGGAGTGTCTGAACGAGATCGTTGACGGTTACCCGATCATGCTGAACCGTGCACCGACACTGCACAAATTGTCTATTCAGGCGTTTCACCCGAAACTGATCGACGGTAAAGCGATTCAGCTTCACCCGCTCGTCTGTGCGGCCTTTAATGCCGACTTCGATGGTGACCAGATGGCGGTACACGTACCGCTTTCTGCCGAAGCGATTGCCGAAGCAAAAGTTCTGATGCTTGCATCGATGAACATCCTGCTTCCGGCATCGGGTAAAGCGATCGCGACACCTTCACAGGATATGGTCCTTGGTCTTTATTATATCACTTTGGAGAAAAACGGGGTTAAAGGTTCTAACAAACTGTTTGCCAACGTAGACGAGATCAAGATCGCACTTGAGTCAGGTTCTCTGGATATCCATGCTAAAGTACGCACAAAAGTCGACGGGCGTATGATTCATACGACTGCCGGCCGTATGTTGCTTAAAGAGATCCTTCCTGATTTTGTTCCTGTAGACGTATGGAACAAAGTGATGAAAAAGAAAGCGATCAATGCGATGGCTGACTATGTGCAAAAACATGGTGGTATTGCTGTTACTGCAGGCTTCTTGGACCGTTTGAAAGATCTCGGTTTCAAACAGGCTACTGACGCCGGTGTATCGATCTCTGTTGCGGACATTATCATCCCTGAAGAGAAGAAAGAACTGATTGCAAGCTCGAAAAACAAGGTTATCGAGATTCAGAAACAGTTTGATGCGGGTCTATTGACAGAGCAGGAACGTTACAACAAGATCATCGACGTCTGGTCAGACACGAACAACACGGTCGCAGGTCAGATGATGGAGCTGGTTGAAAATGATAAAGAAGGTTTCAACTCGATCCACATGATGGCAGATTCAGGGGCACGTGGTTCGGCTGCGCAGATCCGTCAGCTGGCAGGTATGCGTGGTCTGATGGCCAAACCAAGCGGTGACATTATTGAGACGCCGATTGTCTCGAACTTTAAAGAGGGTCTAAACGTCCTCGAGTACTTTATTTCTACCCACGGTGCGCGTAAAGGTCTTGCGGATACGGCTCTTAAAACAGCGAATGCAGGTTATCTGACGCGTAAACTTGTTGATGTTGCCCAAAACGTAAAAATCGTTGAGCATGACTGTGGTACGCACGAAGGTATCGAGATCACTGAGATTTCAGACGGTAATGTGATGATCGAGCCGTTGGAAGACCGTGTTTACGGCCGTGTACTTGCTGAAGATGCGATTGACCCGATCACGAATGAGATCCTCTATCCTGAGGGAACTCTGATCGATGAGATCTCTGCGGCGAAGATGAGTGAAGCGGGTATCAAATCGGCACACATCCGAACACCGACGACCTGTAAGTCCGAAGGCGGTATCTGTGCACTTTGTTACGGTCTGAACCTTGGTACAGGACATATGGTACGTAAAGGTGAGGCTGTCGGTATTGTCGCAGCACAATCGATTGGTGAACCGGGTACGCAGCTGACACTACGTACCTTCCACGTCGGTGGTACGGCATCAAGCACACGTGAAGAGCGTCAGGTCTTTGCAGACAAAGAGGGATTCATCCGTTACTACAACATGAAGACCTATAAATCGAAAGAAGGTAAGACTATTGTTGCCAACCGTCGTAACGCAGCGGTACTTCTGGTCGAACCTAAGATCAAGGCACCGTTTGCCGGTAAACTTGAGATCCAGACGATCCATGATGAGATCCTGGTAACGGTAACTGATACAAAAGATCCTAAAAACGTGGTTCGCTACACACTTCGTAAATTTGAAGTCGCGAAACCGGGTGAGATCGCGGGTGTAAGCGGTAAGATCGAAGGTAAGATCTATCTTCCATATGAAAGTGGTGTCGAGGTCGAGGCGCACGAATCTATTGTTGAGAAGATCAAAGACGGTTGGAATGTACCAAACCGTATTCCATATGCGTCTGAAGTCATGGTCAAAGACGGTGCACCGATCACGCAGAAGATCAAAGCCAAAGAAGCCGGGACTGTTAAGTTCTTCTTGCTTAAAGGTGACTACCTAGAGCGTTATAATGAGATCGAAGCAGGCTACACGGTAACAGAAAAAGGACTTTTTGCTGTTGTTGTCGACAATGATGACCGTGAAGCGATCCGTCACTATATCGCACGTGGTTCTATCGTGGATATCGATGATGATGCTGTGGTTGAAGCGGACTCTGTTCTTGCTCACCCTGCAACTGACGAATCGATTGTGATCGCGGAGTGGGATCCATACTCTAACCCGATCATATCGGAAGCGAACGGTACGGTAACATTTGAGGATATTATCCCGGGTGTAACGGCATCTGAGCAGTTTGACGAATTGACAGGAAAGACGCGTCTGATGGTCAATGAGCACATTGTTTCTGAATACAAACCGGCGATCGTTCTTGCAACGGAAGACGGCGAGATTATCCGTTATGCGATCAGCCCTAAAACAGCGGTTTATGCGCAGAACAACTCGGAAGTCAAAGTGGCGGATATTCTGGCTAAAACGCCTAAAGCACTTCAGAAATCACGCGATATCACCGGGGGTCTTCCTCGTGTATCCGAGCTTTTTGAAGCACGTCGTCCAAAAGAGATCGCATTAATCGCAGAGATCGACGGTGTGGTCAGCTTTGGTAAACCGCTACGTGGTAAGCAGCGTATTATCATTGCTTCTGAAAACGGTATTATCAAAGAGTACTTTGTCGACAAAAGTCTGCATGCACTTGTAAGCACGGGTGACTTCGTTCACGCAGGTGAGCAGTTGACGACAGGTCACATGTCTTCACATGAGATCCTGCGTATTATGGGTACGAAAGCACTGTACAACTATCTGGTAACAGAAGTTCAGCAGGTCTACCGCTCTCAAGGGGTAAGCATTGCCGACAAACATATCGAGGTAATCTTTACGCAGATGCTTCGTCAGATCAAGATTGTTGCTTCGGGCGATACCAAGTTCATCGTCGGCGACCTGATCTCCCGTAACAAATTCCAGGAAGAGAATGAGAAGATTCTGCGTCTTGGCGGTGAACCTGCGATCGCGGAACCGTTCCTTGTCGGTATTACACGTGCTTCGGTCAGTGCCGACTCAATTATCTCGGCAGCATCCTTCCAGGATACGACAAAAGTCTTGACTGAAGCAGCCGTTTCAGCGAAGATCGATGATCTTACGGATCTTAAAGAGAACGTTATTATCGGCCGTACTATCCCGGTCGGTACAGGTATCTACAAAGACCAGACGATTCAATTCAACGAAGACGAGGAAGCTTAA